Proteins from one Helicobacter ganmani genomic window:
- a CDS encoding HobA family DNA replication regulator, with product MQDLSSWTLQALRYDASHPTWLEERKFEWIPLIKRALQKIFNGESIILITDRDREWFMNYVISSINKTNNRPYVPIISIQTLFPQLDKTHKDETEISLINDYLDNVFSQKYFFWYVGHNDTTRAKLALSHEDGFLWIFDTRLQNSFTLQSTDSLVDIHLMQMYRIFNLTLEAAMFGRVSLD from the coding sequence ATGCAAGATTTATCTAGCTGGACATTGCAAGCTTTGCGCTATGATGCAAGCCACCCAACTTGGCTTGAAGAGCGAAAATTTGAGTGGATTCCGTTAATCAAACGCGCCTTACAAAAAATTTTCAATGGCGAGAGTATAATTTTGATAACTGATAGAGATAGAGAATGGTTTATGAATTATGTGATTAGCTCCATCAATAAAACAAACAATCGCCCTTATGTGCCAATCATCAGCATTCAAACACTTTTTCCTCAATTAGATAAAACACACAAAGATGAAACGGAAATTTCTTTAATTAACGATTATTTGGATAATGTCTTTTCCCAAAAATATTTTTTCTGGTATGTGGGACATAATGACACAACGCGAGCAAAGCTTGCACTAAGCCACGAAGATGGTTTTCTGTGGATATTTGATACGCGTTTGCAAAATAGCTTTACTTTACAATCCACAGATTCTCTTGTGGATATTCACTTAATGCAAATGTATAGAATCTTTAATCTAACCTTGGAAGCCGCAATGTTTGGGCGTGTAAGCTTAGATTAA
- a CDS encoding DNA polymerase III subunit delta' — translation MRDSNAIPTLNPSSNSNLGRILLVNHPISAAGEYYEKQNQQNYRLFCAEELTIEISRAIIDESYIASEKTKTILIAANSFNIYAQNALLKILEEPPNGVIFVLYARMKSLLLPTIRSRLPILNHTNKQKLPPFALDIRTINLEKIYLFLKEKQKEMNSNTLKIEIQSLYLDALKIGLHFDVKETKIFERALIWEQQHEKSHHILLVLLLLILRKKKQNFARQNF, via the coding sequence ATGCGAGATTCTAACGCAATTCCTACTCTAAATCCCTCAAGCAATTCCAATCTTGGACGCATTTTACTTGTCAATCACCCCATTAGTGCAGCAGGCGAATACTATGAAAAACAAAATCAGCAAAATTATCGTCTCTTTTGTGCAGAGGAATTGACGATTGAAATCTCCCGTGCGATTATTGATGAAAGCTATATCGCAAGCGAAAAAACAAAAACCATTTTGATTGCCGCAAATTCTTTCAATATTTATGCTCAAAATGCTCTTTTAAAAATCTTAGAAGAACCTCCAAATGGAGTTATTTTTGTTCTTTATGCTAGAATGAAATCTCTGCTTCTTCCGACAATTCGTTCGCGCCTGCCCATACTCAATCACACAAACAAACAAAAATTACCTCCTTTTGCTTTGGATATTCGCACGATAAATTTAGAAAAAATTTATTTATTTTTGAAAGAAAAACAAAAAGAAATGAATAGTAACACCCTTAAAATAGAGATTCAAAGCCTTTATTTAGACGCGTTAAAAATTGGCTTACATTTTGATGTCAAGGAAACAAAAATATTTGAACGCGCACTGATATGGGAGCAGCAACACGAAAAATCACACCATATACTTTTGGTTTTGCTATTATTAATCTTGCGCAAGAAAAAACAAAATTTTGCTCGTCAAAACTTTTGA